A stretch of Chitinophaga caeni DNA encodes these proteins:
- a CDS encoding beta-ketoacyl-[acyl-carrier-protein] synthase family protein translates to MNRVVITGLGIYSCIGKNLEEVRDSLFQGRSGIILDAERKAFGYRSGLTGNIQRPDLKGLLDRRSRLMMPEQAEFAFMATREALANARMDQDYIDAREVGILYGNDSSAKPVVEATDIMREKKDTMMVGSGSVFQTMNSTVNMNLATIFKLKGVNFSVSAACASGSHAIGLGYMFIKNGMQDTVICGGAQEVNIYSMGNFDAIAAFSTRESEPTKASRPFDRDRDGLVPSGGAATVILESLDSALKRGAPIIGEVLGYGYSSNGSHISNPSVDGPVRSLNIALQDSGLSAKEIEYINAHATSTPAGDASEARALHEVFGSSHPPISSTKSMTGHECWMAGASEIVYSCLMMQNGFMAPNINFENPDDDSAKLNLITSAIQKDFNVFLSNSFGFGGTNSSLIVRKWH, encoded by the coding sequence TTTCGGTTACCGTTCCGGTTTAACCGGCAATATTCAGCGCCCGGATTTGAAAGGCTTGCTGGATCGCCGTTCCCGGCTTATGATGCCGGAACAGGCCGAGTTTGCTTTCATGGCAACCCGTGAAGCGCTGGCCAATGCCCGGATGGATCAAGATTATATCGATGCCCGCGAAGTGGGTATATTATATGGAAATGATAGCTCCGCTAAACCCGTGGTGGAAGCCACGGATATTATGCGTGAGAAGAAAGATACCATGATGGTAGGTTCCGGTTCCGTGTTCCAGACGATGAACTCTACCGTTAACATGAACTTGGCCACTATTTTTAAATTGAAGGGGGTCAATTTCAGTGTAAGCGCTGCCTGTGCCAGTGGTTCCCATGCCATCGGCTTGGGTTATATGTTTATCAAGAACGGCATGCAAGATACCGTGATCTGCGGCGGGGCCCAGGAAGTAAATATTTACTCGATGGGCAATTTTGACGCCATCGCGGCATTCTCAACCCGTGAAAGTGAGCCGACCAAGGCTTCCAGGCCATTTGATCGCGATCGCGACGGCCTCGTACCTAGCGGCGGTGCTGCCACGGTGATCCTCGAAAGCTTGGATAGCGCGTTGAAACGCGGCGCCCCCATTATCGGGGAAGTGCTGGGGTATGGATATTCTTCCAACGGAAGCCATATTTCTAATCCGAGCGTAGATGGCCCGGTACGGTCCTTGAACATCGCTTTGCAGGATTCGGGTTTATCGGCCAAGGAAATCGAGTACATCAACGCACACGCTACTTCTACTCCCGCCGGGGATGCCAGCGAGGCTAGGGCGTTGCATGAAGTATTCGGCAGCTCGCATCCGCCGATCAGCTCTACCAAGTCTATGACGGGGCATGAATGTTGGATGGCAGGGGCTAGTGAAATCGTTTATTCTTGCCTGATGATGCAAAATGGCTTCATGGCGCCGAATATTAACTTTGAGAACCCCGATGACGATTCTGCCAAACTGAACTTGATAACATCAGCTATTCAAAAAGATTTTAATGTATTTCTCTCTAATTCATTTGGTTTTGGAGGAACAAATTCATCTTTAATCGTTAGAAAGTGGCATTAA
- a CDS encoding polysaccharide deacetylase family protein, with protein sequence MLSFRNVNITMIVLLLLLAAIDIWVAPLSFWWYLLPAFIYLNILFYGSYFIRAGFYFKSYCKADTPELQIALTFDDGPMESFTPQVLAILKEYGIPATFFCIGKRIQGREQLLQELHRAGHTIGNHSYSHHALFDLFSAGKMQRELEETGDLIKEQVGKRPLLFRPPYGVTNPNLKKAIRKAGYQSIGWSVRSYDTIAKDADQLLEKVSKKVQPGDIFLFHDTMEVTVQLLPMFIKRMKEKGFSFVSVDQLLKIPAYA encoded by the coding sequence ATGTTGAGTTTTAGGAATGTAAATATCACCATGATTGTTTTGCTGCTATTATTGGCGGCTATTGATATTTGGGTTGCCCCGCTTAGTTTTTGGTGGTACTTATTACCGGCATTCATTTATTTGAATATATTGTTTTACGGTTCCTATTTTATCCGGGCGGGCTTTTACTTCAAATCTTATTGTAAGGCGGATACCCCGGAGCTACAGATCGCGTTGACGTTCGATGATGGACCCATGGAATCGTTTACACCGCAGGTTTTGGCGATATTAAAAGAATACGGAATCCCTGCCACATTCTTTTGTATCGGGAAACGGATTCAGGGGAGAGAGCAGTTATTGCAAGAGTTACACAGGGCAGGGCATACAATCGGCAATCATTCTTATTCGCACCACGCATTGTTCGATTTATTTTCTGCTGGCAAGATGCAGCGAGAATTGGAGGAAACTGGGGATTTGATTAAAGAACAGGTCGGGAAGCGCCCCTTGTTATTTCGTCCGCCGTACGGGGTTACGAATCCGAATTTAAAGAAGGCGATCCGGAAAGCAGGGTACCAGTCTATCGGCTGGAGTGTAAGGTCTTATGATACAATAGCCAAGGATGCGGATCAATTGCTGGAGAAGGTCAGTAAAAAGGTGCAACCCGGCGATATTTTTTTATTTCATGATACGATGGAAGTGACGGTACAATTGTTGCCGATGTTTATAAAAAGGATGAAGGAGAAAGGTTTTTCCTTTGTCAGTGTAGATCAATTATTAAAAATACCGGCCTATGCGTAA
- a CDS encoding beta-ketoacyl synthase chain length factor produces the protein MDKIYIHGSGCVSPQHSTGPGFLDEPLYYSASSLKVVDADYKKWIDLKLIRRMSRVIKMGVAAAHLALEQAEHTMPDAIITGSAYGCLADTGVFLDKMVQQEEQMLTPTAFIQSTHNTVAGQIALMLACHGYNNTFVHRGFSFEQAVLDAWMNINEQPDQSILVGGLDEITNHSQEILARFGLYKKEPVDTAELLQSNTQGTINGEGAAFFLLKSGAENALARIDGLELCYKPGNVNSVKSFIQAFLDKNEVPVDEIDLVITGRNGDSREVDYYNSVESMLPGAGLACYKHLTGEYPTANAFACWMATNILRQGNVPAAAVYKTPAKQEIQKILIYNHHQGTHHTAMLISAC, from the coding sequence ATGGATAAAATATATATACACGGAAGTGGTTGTGTATCGCCCCAACATAGCACGGGACCCGGTTTCCTGGATGAACCCCTGTATTACAGCGCCAGCTCGCTAAAGGTGGTAGATGCAGATTACAAAAAGTGGATCGATCTAAAACTGATCCGCCGGATGAGCCGTGTCATCAAGATGGGGGTCGCTGCTGCACACCTGGCTTTGGAACAGGCAGAACATACTATGCCGGATGCCATTATCACGGGCTCCGCATACGGTTGCCTGGCAGATACGGGTGTGTTCCTAGATAAAATGGTGCAACAAGAAGAGCAAATGCTGACCCCGACAGCTTTTATCCAATCAACCCATAATACCGTGGCCGGCCAAATCGCTTTGATGCTGGCTTGTCACGGGTACAACAATACTTTCGTTCACCGCGGCTTCTCCTTTGAACAGGCCGTTTTAGATGCCTGGATGAATATCAATGAACAACCGGATCAAAGCATCTTGGTGGGCGGATTGGACGAAATCACAAATCATAGTCAAGAAATTCTTGCCAGGTTCGGTTTATATAAGAAAGAACCTGTAGATACTGCGGAACTATTACAAAGTAATACCCAGGGTACGATTAATGGCGAAGGCGCCGCGTTTTTCCTATTAAAGTCGGGCGCCGAAAACGCTTTGGCCCGCATCGATGGATTGGAATTATGTTATAAACCCGGCAATGTGAATAGCGTAAAATCATTTATCCAAGCTTTCCTCGATAAAAATGAGGTGCCTGTTGATGAAATCGATCTCGTAATTACTGGAAGAAATGGCGACAGCCGGGAGGTTGATTATTACAATTCGGTTGAGTCCATGTTACCGGGAGCAGGCCTGGCTTGCTATAAACACTTAACCGGGGAATACCCCACGGCAAATGCATTCGCATGTTGGATGGCCACTAATATATTACGGCAAGGGAATGTTCCGGCTGCGGCGGTTTACAAGACACCGGCTAAGCAGGAGATTCAAAAAATATTGATTTATAATCATCATCAAGGAACGCATCATACGGCAATGCTGATCAGCGCATGTTGA
- a CDS encoding NAD(P)/FAD-dependent oxidoreductase — MQIEHVDVLVIGAGPSGSVAAAILRKAGLDVRIVEKMKFPRFVIGESLLPRCMEALDDAGLINAIESKSFQKKYGAKFVKNGAVCDFTFKEQHTTGWTYTWQVQRADFDKTLADATEQMGVKIDYETTVTHIEFNGSDSVTTVVDAKGAEKKIAARFIVDGSGYGRVIPKLFGLDKPSSLLPRKTLFSHIKDLRRSMADEPNRITAVVHQPGTWIWIIPFSTGLTSVGFVGEPSFFEQFDGNPDQRFRAMLESEPHTKERFRDMEFAFEPKTLEAWSASTEKFYGEGFVLTGNVTEFLDPIFSSGVTLATVSSQTAAHLVIKKLKGETVDWEKEYMEPTMQGVNVFRSYVMAWYEGTLDKIFFSKNPNPAIKQQICSVLAGYVWDQSNPFVAQHDTALKRLARTIELTEKINEE; from the coding sequence ATGCAAATCGAACACGTTGATGTATTAGTGATCGGGGCAGGACCTTCCGGTTCTGTAGCGGCCGCTATTTTACGCAAGGCCGGTCTGGATGTAAGGATCGTTGAAAAAATGAAATTCCCCCGTTTCGTGATCGGGGAGAGTTTGTTGCCGCGTTGCATGGAAGCGTTGGATGATGCGGGGCTGATCAACGCCATTGAATCGAAAAGTTTTCAAAAGAAATACGGCGCCAAGTTCGTGAAAAACGGCGCTGTTTGCGATTTTACTTTTAAAGAACAACATACTACCGGTTGGACCTACACCTGGCAAGTGCAGCGGGCCGATTTTGATAAAACCCTGGCTGATGCCACCGAACAAATGGGTGTCAAAATCGATTATGAAACCACCGTTACTCATATAGAATTTAACGGCTCCGATTCGGTTACCACGGTTGTGGATGCGAAAGGGGCAGAAAAAAAGATCGCCGCCCGCTTCATCGTCGATGGCAGCGGGTATGGAAGGGTCATTCCTAAGCTGTTTGGGCTTGATAAACCTTCCTCCCTATTGCCACGAAAAACCCTGTTCTCGCATATCAAGGATTTGAGGAGATCGATGGCCGATGAACCGAACCGCATCACCGCGGTGGTGCATCAACCCGGCACCTGGATTTGGATCATACCCTTTTCCACCGGGCTTACCTCGGTAGGATTTGTAGGCGAACCTTCGTTTTTTGAGCAATTTGACGGTAATCCCGATCAACGATTCCGCGCGATGTTGGAAAGTGAACCGCATACGAAGGAACGTTTCCGCGATATGGAATTTGCTTTCGAACCGAAGACATTGGAGGCTTGGAGCGCCAGCACGGAGAAGTTTTATGGAGAAGGCTTCGTGTTAACAGGTAATGTAACTGAATTTTTAGACCCGATTTTCTCTTCAGGCGTAACTTTAGCAACAGTTTCCAGTCAAACGGCTGCGCACCTTGTTATCAAGAAATTGAAAGGTGAAACCGTAGACTGGGAAAAGGAGTATATGGAACCTACCATGCAGGGAGTGAACGTATTCCGCTCTTACGTGATGGCTTGGTACGAGGGAACTTTAGACAAGATATTCTTTTCCAAGAACCCGAATCCTGCTATCAAGCAACAGATATGTTCCGTGTTGGCTGGGTATGTTTGGGATCAGTCCAATCCATTTGTAGCGCAACATGATACGGCTTTGAAGAGGCTGGCGAGAACGATTGAACTAACTGAAAAAATTAACGAAGAATAG
- a CDS encoding beta-ketoacyl-[acyl-carrier-protein] synthase family protein, which yields MNPGVFVIADQIIAPLGFTTGENFSSLLSGRSGVSAQVAPSVSELPFYASLMPPDWESSLPVFPPGISTKFEKMVFASVNGVLQSSQMDPADPRLGFILSTTKGNIELLEQGKVQSPGDLQLFPLAAKLAKTLGFTNTPLVISNACISGLLAILIGKRMIASGKYDRVIVCGADVVTKFVLSGFQSFQAVSDTICRPFDKDRNGINLGEAAATVLLSGEPSSSSANFSVLGGASSNDANHISGPSRTGEELAIAIKKAMGQSMLSRDDLDFVSAHGTATPYNDEMEAKAFQLAGLNHLPTNSLKGYYGHTLGAAGLLEAIIGMRSLEHGIVLPTLGFSEAGLPVPLSVTDQLLKIPGRYFLKTTAGFGGCNAAMVFGKYA from the coding sequence ATGAATCCCGGTGTATTCGTCATAGCAGATCAAATCATTGCCCCGTTAGGTTTCACGACCGGGGAGAACTTCTCCTCCTTGTTGAGCGGAAGGAGCGGTGTAAGCGCGCAGGTGGCGCCCAGTGTATCTGAACTACCCTTTTATGCATCTTTGATGCCTCCCGATTGGGAATCTTCTTTACCCGTTTTTCCTCCCGGTATTTCTACGAAATTTGAAAAAATGGTGTTTGCTTCCGTGAACGGTGTATTGCAATCATCGCAAATGGATCCAGCTGATCCAAGATTGGGCTTTATCTTATCAACAACCAAGGGCAATATAGAATTACTCGAACAAGGCAAAGTTCAATCGCCCGGTGATCTGCAACTGTTTCCTCTTGCTGCCAAATTGGCTAAGACTTTAGGATTTACTAATACGCCGCTAGTAATTAGTAACGCTTGTATTTCCGGGTTATTAGCTATTTTGATCGGTAAGAGGATGATTGCATCCGGCAAGTATGATCGCGTGATTGTTTGCGGGGCGGATGTTGTAACGAAGTTCGTATTAAGCGGTTTTCAATCATTCCAGGCGGTGAGCGACACTATTTGCCGGCCATTTGATAAAGATAGGAATGGCATTAACCTTGGTGAAGCGGCTGCAACCGTGTTGTTATCCGGCGAGCCAAGCTCATCAAGCGCGAATTTTTCTGTACTGGGTGGAGCCTCCAGTAATGATGCCAACCATATTTCTGGTCCTTCCAGGACCGGGGAAGAGTTGGCGATCGCGATCAAAAAGGCAATGGGGCAAAGCATGTTGAGCAGGGATGACCTGGACTTTGTTTCAGCACATGGTACTGCAACCCCGTATAACGATGAAATGGAAGCGAAAGCTTTTCAATTGGCTGGCCTCAACCATTTGCCTACCAACAGCCTGAAAGGGTATTACGGTCATACTTTAGGAGCTGCCGGTTTATTGGAAGCCATTATCGGGATGAGATCATTGGAGCATGGTATAGTACTGCCAACCTTGGGTTTTTCTGAAGCCGGGCTACCGGTTCCATTATCAGTAACGGATCAATTGTTGAAAATACCTGGCCGGTATTTTCTTAAAACTACCGCCGGTTTCGGTGGCTGCAATGCGGCTATGGTCTTCGGTAAATACGCTTAA
- a CDS encoding beta-ketoacyl-[acyl-carrier-protein] synthase family protein, with the protein MEHPIAYINHAVKIRPAQVWKDGSILFDKPDQTDFFRYLYDACSGQYPKFHKMDPLAKLGWLGSEILLQGIDFSRYQPEDIAVILSNRSSSQHTDEKYYKTIENIASPALFVYTLPNIVIGEISIRHKFKGENSFFIFDTFDTVSMHGYVNALFASNQAEACLCGWVEYYDDRYEAVLYWLEKDPQGLALPLEEQELKKLYLK; encoded by the coding sequence TTGGAACACCCGATTGCATATATAAATCACGCGGTTAAAATCCGGCCTGCCCAGGTTTGGAAGGATGGAAGCATATTGTTTGATAAGCCGGATCAAACGGATTTTTTCAGGTATTTATATGATGCATGTTCCGGTCAGTACCCGAAGTTCCACAAGATGGATCCTTTGGCCAAGCTAGGTTGGTTAGGTTCGGAGATACTTTTACAGGGTATCGATTTTTCCCGTTACCAGCCGGAAGATATCGCTGTAATCCTCTCTAACAGGAGCTCCAGTCAACATACTGACGAGAAATATTACAAAACAATTGAAAATATCGCCAGCCCGGCTTTATTTGTTTATACATTACCCAATATCGTAATTGGTGAAATTAGCATCCGGCATAAGTTTAAAGGTGAAAATTCATTTTTTATATTTGATACCTTTGATACCGTGTCGATGCATGGTTATGTAAATGCATTATTTGCTAGCAACCAGGCGGAAGCTTGCCTATGCGGTTGGGTGGAATATTATGACGACCGGTACGAGGCCGTGTTGTATTGGCTGGAAAAAGATCCGCAGGGACTTGCTTTGCCCTTGGAGGAACAAGAACTCAAAAAATTGTATTTAAAATAG
- a CDS encoding acyl carrier protein gives MEITEIINKTNAFLIEEFEVAPGSITPEADLKSTLGLDSLDYIDLVVAIEANFGFKVKPEDFQGIASFQDFYNYVIERLKQKELV, from the coding sequence ATGGAAATAACAGAAATTATCAACAAGACCAATGCTTTCTTGATCGAAGAGTTTGAAGTAGCCCCGGGAAGCATTACGCCTGAAGCCGATTTGAAATCGACCTTGGGATTGGATAGTTTGGACTATATAGACCTGGTAGTTGCTATTGAGGCAAACTTCGGATTTAAAGTAAAACCGGAAGATTTTCAAGGTATTGCTAGCTTCCAAGATTTTTATAATTACGTGATCGAACGTTTGAAACAAAAAGAGTTGGTATAA
- a CDS encoding LpxL/LpxP family acyltransferase yields the protein MPSWQGKSKGNKLGYRIFIELLRWGGVVPAYILLRFVAAYYFLFSWDSSKAIWQYFRQHLHYSRWKSCWSLYRNYYVFGQTLIDKIVMMAGIPNKFTFDFDGEPFLRDIVQQKKGGILLSAHLGNWEVAGHLFTRLETPINIVMFDGEHERIKSYLSSVTGERVVKVILLKDDLSHIYEINDALSKNELVCMHADRFLKGNKSVKVPFLGKAAQFPLGPFQLAVTFRVPVSYVFAFKESSRHYHLFATRPNIYNGKQDIPKAVNDFVHVMEEKVLKYPLQWFNYYDFWSED from the coding sequence ATGCCGTCGTGGCAAGGGAAATCCAAGGGAAATAAGTTAGGCTACAGGATATTTATCGAGTTGCTCAGGTGGGGAGGTGTCGTGCCTGCATACATCTTGTTGCGCTTCGTAGCTGCTTATTATTTCTTGTTTTCGTGGGATTCATCTAAGGCGATATGGCAGTATTTCCGCCAACATTTACATTATAGCCGTTGGAAATCATGCTGGAGCTTATACCGTAATTACTACGTGTTCGGGCAAACGCTGATCGATAAAATAGTAATGATGGCAGGCATCCCCAACAAATTCACTTTCGATTTTGATGGGGAACCGTTTTTAAGGGATATCGTTCAACAAAAAAAGGGGGGGATTTTACTGAGCGCCCACCTCGGGAATTGGGAAGTTGCCGGGCATCTATTCACCCGCCTGGAAACCCCTATTAACATCGTGATGTTTGATGGTGAACATGAAAGGATCAAGAGCTACTTGTCTAGCGTCACCGGTGAAAGGGTGGTAAAGGTAATCCTGCTGAAAGATGATCTCTCCCATATTTACGAGATCAACGATGCTTTGAGTAAAAACGAATTGGTATGTATGCACGCCGACCGTTTTTTGAAAGGAAACAAATCGGTCAAAGTACCTTTTTTGGGTAAAGCAGCTCAATTCCCATTGGGGCCTTTTCAATTAGCAGTCACATTTAGAGTGCCTGTTTCTTACGTTTTTGCATTTAAAGAGTCGAGTCGCCATTATCATTTATTTGCAACGCGCCCGAATATTTACAATGGTAAACAAGATATTCCGAAAGCCGTGAACGATTTTGTTCATGTGATGGAAGAAAAGGTCTTGAAATACCCTTTGCAATGGTTTAACTATTACGATTTTTGGTCCGAAGATTAA
- a CDS encoding acyl-CoA thioesterase, which translates to MQAGDLLSERTEVVIRFNEADPLGIVWHGNYIRYFEDGREAFGKKYGIGYLDIFGAGLTTPVVHVSCDFKKSVKYGDTIIVETRFINSPAAKLIFEYTIYNRDNMEVVAKGKSIQVFLDKDTAALQLINPPYYSSWKKKWGQP; encoded by the coding sequence ATGCAAGCAGGAGATTTATTGAGCGAAAGAACAGAAGTTGTCATCAGGTTTAATGAAGCAGATCCCTTGGGTATCGTTTGGCACGGTAACTATATACGGTATTTTGAAGATGGCCGCGAGGCTTTCGGTAAAAAATACGGGATCGGTTACCTCGATATTTTCGGTGCCGGGCTTACAACACCGGTAGTGCATGTTTCATGCGATTTCAAAAAATCGGTTAAATATGGTGATACGATCATCGTTGAAACCCGTTTTATCAACTCTCCTGCTGCTAAATTGATCTTCGAATACACGATTTACAACCGCGATAACATGGAAGTGGTGGCTAAAGGTAAAAGTATTCAAGTATTCTTAGACAAGGATACCGCTGCATTGCAATTGATCAATCCCCCTTATTATTCATCATGGAAAAAAAAGTGGGGACAACCCTGA
- a CDS encoding 3-hydroxyacyl-ACP dehydratase has product MLVQKEQITDYIPQRPPMVMIDTILKADENILRTGFYIEPGNVFVENGSLMPPGLMENIAQTAAARVGYIAKQKNEPVPLGFIGAVKDLEILQLPKMETAIETEIVIEHEVFNATVVTGKVWQDGQVMAQCEMKIFVPKK; this is encoded by the coding sequence ATGCTCGTACAGAAAGAACAAATCACCGATTATATCCCGCAAAGGCCGCCCATGGTGATGATCGATACAATTTTGAAAGCGGATGAGAACATTTTACGTACGGGGTTTTATATTGAACCCGGCAATGTATTCGTGGAAAACGGATCGTTAATGCCGCCGGGATTGATGGAAAATATTGCTCAAACGGCAGCAGCTAGGGTAGGCTATATAGCGAAACAGAAAAATGAACCTGTACCCCTGGGTTTTATTGGCGCCGTGAAAGACTTAGAAATATTGCAATTGCCCAAGATGGAGACCGCGATTGAAACGGAAATCGTTATCGAACATGAAGTATTCAATGCAACGGTGGTTACCGGGAAGGTTTGGCAAGATGGTCAAGTGATGGCGCAATGCGAGATGAAAATATTTGTCCCCAAAAAATAA
- a CDS encoding phosphopantetheine-binding protein: MEKLMADLKVQIIQQLNLQEVKPEDIDNDMSLFKDGLGLDSIDALELIVLLQQNYKIKIANPDDGPKIFQSVRTMATFITEHQTAQ; this comes from the coding sequence ATGGAAAAATTGATGGCAGATCTGAAAGTACAGATCATTCAGCAATTGAATTTGCAAGAAGTGAAACCGGAAGACATCGACAATGATATGTCTTTATTCAAAGACGGGCTAGGCCTGGATTCTATCGATGCCTTGGAGCTGATCGTGTTGTTGCAACAAAACTACAAGATCAAGATCGCCAACCCGGATGATGGACCCAAAATTTTTCAGTCCGTTCGTACGATGGCGACGTTCATTACCGAACATCAAACCGCGCAATAA
- a CDS encoding beta-ketoacyl-[acyl-carrier-protein] synthase family protein, with amino-acid sequence MKAPTWIAGGGVICGMGNSLATCLDAFEMMQPGIGAMNYLSSAHKSLFPVGEVKWSNEDLAARTGWPTSSSRTAMLSYIAAKEAWESAGLGDPKSYKTGFISANTVGGMDKTEDFFKTFLNNHAAGRLREVVQHECGAVTELVADALGIHEHISTISTACSSAANAIMYAARLIENGFLDVAIAGGTDALARFTVNGFNTLMILDQELCRPFDDTRKGLNLGEGAGYVVLVSDAIARKLSLQPWCRLSGFANANDAYHQTASSPDGTGNFLAMKAALLRASLQPGDIAYINLHGTGTANNDASEGLAIERLFGEHVPPASSTKSFTGHTLGASGGIEAVFSSIAVKEGILYPNARFQHRMHEISFQPVTTFSRNNTIKHVLSNSFGFGGNCSSLVFSEV; translated from the coding sequence ATGAAGGCCCCGACTTGGATTGCCGGAGGTGGCGTTATCTGCGGGATGGGCAATTCCCTGGCCACTTGCCTGGACGCATTCGAAATGATGCAACCGGGCATCGGCGCCATGAATTACCTGTCTTCGGCACATAAATCGCTTTTTCCCGTTGGCGAGGTGAAATGGAGCAATGAAGATTTGGCTGCTCGAACCGGTTGGCCCACAAGTTCCAGCCGCACGGCCATGCTAAGTTACATCGCCGCAAAAGAAGCCTGGGAAAGCGCCGGGCTCGGTGATCCAAAATCGTATAAAACGGGTTTTATCTCCGCCAATACAGTTGGCGGCATGGATAAAACGGAAGATTTCTTTAAAACATTTTTGAATAACCATGCAGCGGGAAGGTTAAGGGAAGTGGTGCAGCACGAATGTGGTGCCGTGACTGAATTAGTAGCTGATGCACTGGGTATTCACGAGCATATTTCAACGATCAGCACGGCTTGTTCATCAGCAGCAAATGCAATTATGTACGCGGCCCGCTTGATCGAAAACGGTTTCCTGGATGTTGCAATTGCCGGGGGAACAGATGCTTTGGCGCGTTTCACGGTCAATGGATTCAATACCCTGATGATATTGGACCAGGAACTTTGCCGTCCTTTCGATGATACCCGCAAAGGATTAAATTTAGGTGAGGGCGCGGGGTATGTTGTGCTGGTGAGTGACGCGATTGCAAGGAAACTATCATTGCAGCCCTGGTGCCGTTTGAGCGGGTTTGCCAATGCGAATGATGCTTATCATCAAACGGCATCATCGCCGGACGGAACGGGGAATTTTTTGGCAATGAAAGCAGCATTGCTAAGAGCTTCTTTGCAACCGGGAGATATTGCTTATATCAATTTACACGGAACGGGAACAGCTAATAATGATGCTAGTGAAGGCTTGGCAATCGAGCGTTTGTTCGGGGAACATGTTCCCCCCGCCAGTTCTACGAAATCGTTCACTGGGCATACTTTAGGAGCAAGCGGCGGCATTGAAGCCGTATTTTCTTCCATCGCGGTGAAAGAAGGGATATTATATCCCAATGCAAGGTTCCAACACCGGATGCACGAAATCTCTTTTCAGCCGGTGACTACCTTCTCCCGTAACAATACTATAAAACACGTATTGAGTAATTCTTTCGGATTCGGCGGAAATTGCTCAAGCTTAGTGTTTTCAGAGGTTTAA
- a CDS encoding methyltransferase, whose amino-acid sequence MEFFNKETKTALQAKEAALWIAFAPVVFQAARALRDFGILKAIGDSDDGLTIEQIIQQVNLSRYAVRVLLEAGLGMELLIVNDKKYKVTKTGHFIQHDTLTRINMDFSQDICYKGMFHLQESLQEGKPAGLKELGPWNTIYEGLSILPGTAKESWFNFDHYYSDLAFPTVLPTVFKHKPKNLLDIGGNTGKWSLTCVNYDPDVKVTIMDLPGQIGLATKNIEEKGMADRVDFYPTNILDESLPFPKDFDAIWMSQFLDCFSEAEIISILKRCREALSDNGFVFILEPFWNRQVFKSAAFCLQQTSLYFTAMANGNSQMYHTDDFFACIREAGLEIVEEDDSAGMNYTLLKCKKA is encoded by the coding sequence ATGGAATTTTTTAACAAGGAAACAAAAACAGCGTTGCAGGCCAAGGAAGCCGCATTATGGATCGCGTTCGCTCCCGTTGTATTCCAAGCCGCCCGCGCCTTGAGGGATTTCGGAATCCTGAAAGCAATCGGGGACAGTGATGACGGACTTACCATAGAACAAATTATACAGCAAGTGAACTTGTCACGCTACGCGGTAAGGGTTTTGTTGGAAGCAGGACTGGGCATGGAATTGCTGATTGTAAACGATAAGAAGTACAAGGTTACCAAAACGGGACATTTTATCCAGCATGATACGCTTACCCGCATCAATATGGATTTTAGCCAGGATATCTGTTACAAGGGTATGTTCCACTTGCAGGAAAGCTTGCAGGAAGGGAAACCTGCCGGGTTGAAAGAACTCGGTCCTTGGAATACTATTTATGAGGGACTATCCATCTTGCCGGGCACGGCAAAGGAAAGTTGGTTCAACTTTGACCATTACTATTCCGACCTGGCTTTTCCAACCGTTTTGCCAACCGTGTTTAAACATAAGCCGAAAAATTTGCTGGATATCGGCGGCAACACGGGAAAATGGTCATTGACCTGTGTTAATTACGATCCCGATGTGAAAGTAACCATCATGGATCTGCCGGGACAAATCGGCCTGGCTACCAAGAACATTGAAGAAAAGGGGATGGCGGATCGCGTAGATTTTTATCCTACGAATATCCTCGATGAATCATTGCCTTTCCCCAAAGATTTTGATGCCATCTGGATGAGCCAGTTTTTAGATTGTTTCTCCGAAGCTGAAATTATTTCCATATTAAAACGTTGCCGGGAAGCCTTGAGCGATAACGGTTTCGTCTTTATCCTGGAGCCATTCTGGAACCGCCAGGTGTTTAAATCTGCCGCTTTCTGCTTGCAGCAAACATCCTTGTATTTTACAGCTATGGCTAATGGAAACAGCCAAATGTATCATACGGATGATTTCTTTGCCTGCATCCGGGAAGCCGGTTTGGAAATCGTGGAAGAAGATGATTCGGCAGGGATGAATTACACCCTATTGAAATGTAAAAAAGCTTAA